From one Paractinoplanes brasiliensis genomic stretch:
- a CDS encoding ABC transporter substrate-binding protein, whose amino-acid sequence MRATRMRATRLVAAGAVAALMIGAAGCAESDRDGGDEGSSASGGTFIFAGAGDPKNFDPIFNDDGESFRPIRQIYDTLVTHKPGTAELVGGLAESWENDPSGKVWTFKLRQGVKFHDGTPLDAAAVCANFDRWYNMKGEAAQSQMIYYTDVFGGFAGNPDALYDNCKAQDPSTAVLTLKRYKGAFPGAFALTAFSIASPEAMKKYDANTVTQNGDSFSYSAFANEHPTGTGAFVFGGWNKSTGEITLNKNPDFWGDKAKVDKMIIKIIKDENTRKQELRAGTVQAIDFPAPADRKALAGEGYKVLDRPAFNILYLGINQKNNPKLKDFRVRQAIAYALNRAQLVQTKGPGGAKVADQFLPDTVVGYAGDVQKYEYDVNKAKQLLSEAGATGLTLNFYYPTEVSRPYMPNPQEIFTVLANDLQAAGIKVNGVPRPWNGGFKDDVQQFGKHDLHMLGWTGDYNDPGNFVGTFFGRAKAEFGDDAMTDMFDAIGKADATVDPAGKKAAFEQVNRDLAAKWLPAVPIWHAPPALATAKNVEGLVPSPLTAEEFNTVSLTK is encoded by the coding sequence ATGCGTGCGACCAGGATGCGGGCCACAAGGCTCGTCGCCGCCGGCGCCGTAGCGGCGCTGATGATCGGCGCGGCCGGCTGCGCCGAGAGCGACCGCGACGGTGGTGACGAGGGCTCGTCCGCGAGCGGCGGCACCTTCATCTTCGCGGGCGCCGGCGACCCCAAGAACTTCGACCCGATCTTCAACGACGACGGTGAGTCGTTCCGGCCGATCCGCCAGATCTACGACACCCTCGTCACGCACAAGCCGGGCACCGCCGAGCTGGTCGGCGGCCTGGCCGAGAGCTGGGAGAACGACCCGAGCGGCAAGGTGTGGACGTTCAAGCTGCGCCAGGGTGTCAAGTTCCACGACGGCACCCCGCTGGACGCGGCGGCGGTCTGCGCGAACTTCGACCGCTGGTACAACATGAAGGGCGAGGCCGCCCAGTCCCAGATGATCTATTACACGGACGTCTTCGGCGGGTTCGCCGGCAACCCGGACGCGCTCTACGACAACTGCAAGGCGCAGGACCCGTCGACCGCGGTGCTGACGCTGAAGCGCTACAAGGGAGCGTTCCCGGGCGCGTTCGCCCTGACCGCGTTCTCGATCGCCAGCCCGGAGGCGATGAAGAAGTACGACGCCAACACGGTGACGCAGAACGGCGACTCGTTCTCGTACAGCGCGTTCGCCAACGAGCACCCGACCGGCACCGGCGCGTTCGTCTTCGGCGGCTGGAACAAGTCGACCGGTGAGATCACGCTCAACAAGAACCCCGACTTCTGGGGCGACAAGGCCAAGGTCGACAAGATGATCATCAAGATCATCAAGGATGAGAACACCCGGAAGCAGGAACTGCGCGCGGGCACGGTGCAGGCCATCGACTTCCCGGCCCCGGCCGACCGCAAGGCCCTCGCCGGCGAGGGTTACAAGGTCCTCGACCGGCCCGCCTTCAACATCCTGTACCTGGGCATCAACCAGAAGAACAACCCCAAGCTCAAGGACTTCCGCGTACGGCAGGCGATCGCGTACGCGCTCAACCGGGCTCAGCTCGTGCAGACCAAGGGCCCGGGCGGCGCGAAGGTGGCCGACCAGTTCCTGCCCGACACCGTGGTCGGCTACGCCGGCGACGTGCAGAAGTACGAGTACGACGTGAACAAGGCCAAGCAGCTGCTGAGCGAGGCCGGCGCGACCGGGCTGACGCTCAACTTCTACTACCCGACCGAGGTGTCCCGGCCGTACATGCCGAACCCGCAGGAGATCTTCACCGTGCTCGCCAACGACCTGCAGGCGGCCGGCATCAAGGTCAACGGCGTTCCCCGGCCCTGGAACGGCGGCTTCAAGGACGACGTGCAGCAGTTCGGCAAGCACGACCTGCACATGCTCGGCTGGACGGGCGACTACAACGACCCGGGCAACTTCGTCGGCACGTTCTTCGGCCGGGCCAAGGCCGAGTTCGGCGACGACGCGATGACCGACATGTTCGACGCCATCGGCAAGGCCGACGCGACCGTCGACCCGGCCGGCAAGAAGGCCGCGTTCGAGCAGGTCAACCGTGACCTGGCGGCCAAGTGGCTGCCGGCCGTGCCGATCTGGCACGCCCCGCCGGCGCTGGCCACGGCCAAGAACGTCGAGGGCCTGGTGCCCAGCCCGCTGACCGCCGAGGAGTTCAACACCGTCTCGCTCACCAAGTAG
- a CDS encoding response regulator, with translation MIRVLVCDDQALIRTGFATIIDAQPDLEVVGECDDGVDAVEQARRLNPDVVVMDVRMPGMDGIEATRRLAGAEVAQPVKVLVVTTFNIDEYVYRALRAGASGFLLKDAPPAHLLQGIRTVAAGAALLAPEVTRQLIGRYAQRIRPADDVPGDMPLTARELEVLRLIANGLSNSEIADTLVISHETVKTYVSRILAKLGLRDRVQAVVYAYRRGLVT, from the coding sequence ATGATCAGGGTGCTGGTCTGCGACGACCAGGCGCTCATCCGTACCGGCTTCGCCACCATCATCGACGCCCAGCCCGACCTCGAGGTGGTGGGCGAGTGCGACGACGGGGTCGACGCGGTCGAGCAGGCCCGGCGGCTCAACCCGGACGTGGTGGTCATGGACGTGCGCATGCCCGGCATGGACGGCATCGAGGCCACCCGCCGCCTGGCCGGCGCCGAGGTCGCGCAGCCGGTCAAGGTGCTGGTGGTGACCACCTTCAACATCGACGAGTACGTGTACCGGGCGCTGCGCGCGGGCGCCAGCGGGTTCCTGCTCAAGGACGCCCCGCCCGCGCACCTGCTGCAGGGCATCCGCACCGTGGCCGCCGGCGCCGCGCTGCTCGCCCCCGAGGTGACCCGCCAGCTGATCGGCCGGTACGCGCAGCGGATCCGCCCCGCCGACGACGTGCCGGGCGACATGCCGCTGACCGCCCGCGAACTGGAGGTGCTGCGCCTGATCGCCAACGGCCTGTCCAACTCCGAGATCGCGGACACGCTGGTGATCAGCCACGAGACGGTCAAGACGTACGTCTCCCGCATCCTTGCCAAGCTCGGTCTGCGCGACCGCGTGCAGGCCGTCGTCTACGCCTACCGCCGAGGCCTGGTCACCTGA
- a CDS encoding sensor histidine kinase, producing the protein MIHLARRGVVVRDLPFALLLTAVALVPDWHRHGTRLSDLAPERPYDLLGALVIVVECLPLAVRRKWPVPTLALVSVGFAFDQLLGLHTIGGIALPVALFTAGAYLNTHRRTVMVVSSLAYVAFAVALNQVGPTPVADFTLFYVVFAATWGIGAWLRQNRRTEAARRQQVEEAARTAERIRIARELHDVVTHHVTAMVVQAESARYLTAAPDRLDTTLTAVTDTGRQAITDLRHLLDVLNPGHGGELRSLIEQSRRAGQPVELVEEGSSPPAASGGAEATVYRVAQEALTNAMKYDHGARTTVAVRYGAKEIDVRISTDGSGSNTASPGGSGRGLSGLADRVGTLGGDFSAGPRADGGFVVTARIPVGATA; encoded by the coding sequence ATGATCCACTTGGCCCGTCGTGGTGTCGTCGTACGCGACCTGCCGTTCGCTCTGCTGCTCACGGCGGTCGCGCTCGTCCCGGACTGGCACCGGCACGGCACCCGGCTGAGCGACCTGGCCCCCGAGCGCCCGTACGACCTGCTCGGGGCGCTGGTCATCGTGGTCGAGTGCCTGCCACTGGCCGTACGGCGGAAATGGCCTGTGCCGACCCTGGCGCTGGTGTCCGTCGGGTTCGCGTTCGACCAGCTGCTGGGCCTGCACACGATCGGTGGCATCGCGTTGCCGGTGGCCCTGTTCACCGCCGGCGCCTACCTGAACACGCATCGGCGCACGGTCATGGTTGTCAGTTCCCTCGCGTACGTGGCCTTCGCCGTGGCCCTGAATCAGGTGGGCCCGACCCCGGTGGCCGACTTCACGCTGTTCTACGTGGTGTTCGCGGCGACCTGGGGGATCGGCGCGTGGCTGCGGCAGAACCGGCGCACCGAGGCGGCGCGCCGGCAGCAGGTCGAGGAGGCCGCCCGCACCGCCGAGCGCATCAGGATCGCCCGCGAGCTGCACGACGTCGTGACCCACCACGTGACCGCGATGGTCGTGCAGGCCGAGTCCGCGCGGTACCTGACCGCCGCGCCCGACCGGCTCGACACCACCCTGACCGCGGTCACCGACACCGGGCGCCAGGCCATCACCGACCTGCGGCACCTGCTCGACGTGCTCAACCCCGGACACGGCGGGGAGTTGCGCTCGCTGATCGAGCAGAGCCGGCGGGCGGGGCAGCCGGTCGAGCTCGTCGAGGAGGGAAGCTCGCCGCCGGCGGCGTCCGGCGGCGCGGAGGCCACCGTCTATCGGGTGGCGCAGGAAGCCTTGACCAACGCCATGAAATACGACCACGGCGCCCGCACCACGGTGGCGGTGCGTTACGGGGCCAAGGAGATCGACGTGCGGATCAGCACCGACGGCTCGGGATCGAACACGGCGTCGCCGGGCGGCAGCGGCCGCGGACTGAGCGGGCTGGCCGACCGGGTCGGCACTCTCGGCGGGGACTTCAGCGCGGGGCCGCGGGCCGACGGCGGGTTCGTCGTCACGGCGCGCATTCCCGTCGGGGCCACCGCATGA
- a CDS encoding DUF6403 family protein yields MSSSWWVWPAGTVLLFVAGVVSILVPRRRAASLERRTAWSAARAAIDSAAVSRDASVATVAEADRLLAQAELVAAGGGGAEAARAAAGYARRADAMWRAATDA; encoded by the coding sequence ATGTCGTCGTCCTGGTGGGTCTGGCCGGCCGGAACCGTGCTGCTGTTCGTGGCCGGCGTCGTCTCGATCCTGGTTCCCCGGCGGCGCGCCGCGAGTCTGGAACGGCGCACGGCCTGGTCGGCGGCGCGGGCGGCGATCGACAGCGCGGCGGTGAGCCGGGACGCGTCCGTCGCGACGGTGGCCGAGGCCGACCGTTTGCTGGCCCAGGCCGAACTGGTGGCGGCCGGTGGCGGCGGCGCCGAGGCGGCGCGCGCGGCCGCCGGGTACGCCCGCCGGGCCGACGCGATGTGGCGGGCGGCCACTGATGCGTGA
- a CDS encoding PH domain-containing protein encodes MSDDWRQLDRRAVPVAAVFMLGVAVLAGVPSAAGLSEISVAVALGWVLPGMVVVVLAGTVAEWLRLRFTRYRVGPERVELHTGVLIRNRRSLRRERIRTVDVTANPLLRLFGLVSVRIGTGEHAERGTLRLGPVTRATGDELRHALLSRAVRPAADGSLATLDPAWVRYAPLSFVAPLLGAAAVGGVLNVADWFGRAEGLVTWVIDRLGGLGLIGGIAVTAAVALALGVIGALGLWVEMWWGYRLDREPGGTLRVRRGLLTTRSISIEEERVRGVELVEPLGTRLAGAARVDVVATGLKTGTEEHKAQHSTLLPPAPVALARRVAADVLGEPVAPASSAASSPTPTTATPTTASSPTSASTSSTASTAEFASSDKSEISVWEGGLSMGVATVLSAHPVAARGRRLRWALTGVVAGELPLIVLGLLLTGVLLHLAWITALVAVPVAVALALDAYRSLGHALDGDYLVARSGSVRRGTVFLQCRGIIGWTVRQSLFQQRAGLATIRATTAAGSGAYAIRDVAVSAGLDVAGAAVPGLLSPFLERDDFPPEQGDLRSPALSVPDEHALAEQRDLRSPAVSAPTLPSPELSASDQHVPVEQGDAPEQRDLTSRSDLRERDDNE; translated from the coding sequence GTGAGCGACGACTGGCGGCAGCTCGACCGCCGGGCCGTGCCGGTGGCGGCGGTCTTCATGCTCGGGGTGGCGGTGCTGGCCGGGGTGCCGTCGGCGGCCGGACTGTCCGAGATCTCCGTCGCCGTCGCGCTGGGGTGGGTGCTGCCCGGGATGGTCGTCGTCGTGCTGGCCGGGACGGTTGCCGAGTGGCTGCGCCTGCGGTTCACCCGTTACCGCGTCGGACCCGAGCGGGTCGAGCTGCACACCGGCGTGCTGATCCGGAACCGGCGCTCGCTGCGGCGCGAACGGATCCGCACTGTCGACGTCACCGCCAACCCGCTGCTTCGGTTGTTCGGGCTGGTGTCCGTACGGATCGGCACCGGCGAGCACGCCGAGAGGGGCACTTTGCGGCTGGGCCCGGTCACCCGCGCCACCGGCGACGAGCTGCGCCACGCCCTGCTGAGCCGGGCAGTGCGGCCGGCCGCCGACGGGTCTCTCGCGACGCTCGACCCGGCTTGGGTCCGGTACGCGCCGCTGTCGTTCGTCGCGCCGCTGCTGGGAGCGGCCGCGGTCGGTGGCGTGCTCAACGTGGCCGACTGGTTCGGCCGCGCCGAGGGCCTGGTCACCTGGGTGATCGACCGGCTCGGCGGGCTGGGGCTGATCGGCGGCATCGCCGTGACGGCCGCCGTCGCGCTGGCGCTCGGGGTGATCGGCGCGCTCGGCCTGTGGGTCGAGATGTGGTGGGGTTACCGCCTTGACCGGGAGCCGGGCGGCACGCTGCGGGTGCGGCGCGGGCTGCTGACCACCCGGTCGATCTCGATCGAGGAGGAACGTGTCCGCGGGGTCGAGCTCGTGGAGCCGCTCGGCACGCGGCTGGCCGGGGCGGCCCGGGTCGACGTGGTCGCCACCGGCCTGAAGACCGGGACGGAGGAACACAAAGCTCAGCACAGCACCCTGCTTCCGCCCGCCCCGGTGGCTCTGGCCCGGCGCGTGGCGGCCGATGTCCTGGGCGAACCCGTTGCACCAGCCTCCTCCGCCGCCTCCTCCCCCACCCCCACCACCGCCACCCCCACCACCGCTTCCTCCCCCACCTCCGCCTCCACTTCTTCCACCGCCTCCACCGCCGAATTCGCCTCGTCCGACAAATCGGAAATATCCGTCTGGGAAGGTGGGCTGTCCATGGGGGTGGCCACGGTTCTGTCAGCGCATCCCGTGGCGGCTCGGGGGCGGCGCCTGCGGTGGGCGTTGACCGGGGTGGTCGCCGGTGAGCTGCCGCTGATCGTGCTGGGCCTGCTGCTGACCGGCGTGCTGCTGCACCTCGCGTGGATCACTGCGCTGGTCGCCGTGCCGGTTGCCGTGGCCCTCGCCCTGGACGCCTATCGCAGCCTCGGGCACGCCTTGGACGGCGACTATCTGGTGGCGCGCAGCGGTTCCGTGCGCCGGGGCACGGTGTTCCTGCAGTGTCGCGGCATCATCGGCTGGACGGTCCGCCAATCGCTGTTCCAACAGCGCGCCGGACTTGCCACCATCCGCGCGACCACGGCCGCGGGTTCCGGCGCGTACGCAATCCGCGACGTTGCCGTGAGCGCCGGTCTCGACGTGGCCGGCGCCGCGGTCCCAGGCCTCCTGAGCCCCTTCCTCGAACGGGACGACTTCCCCCCGGAACAGGGCGATCTCCGGTCCCCGGCATTGTCCGTCCCGGACGAGCACGCCCTCGCGGAACAGCGCGATCTCCGGTCCCCGGCGGTGTCCGCCCCCACGCTGCCCTCACCCGAATTGTCCGCCTCGGACCAACACGTACCCGTGGAACAGGGCGACGCCCCGGAACAGCGCGATCTGACGAGTCGAAGCGATCTTCGGGAGCGGGATGACAATGAGTGA
- a CDS encoding CPBP family intramembrane glutamic endopeptidase, whose amino-acid sequence MRFILQLIAVVAVSAVGGQAVAATEDNVWLQLVLGLATAVAATLVYYWVVKLTEKREVTEASAGTAASGLIRGTLLGVALFGLVIMNIAVNGSYDVDGVSDKPSGAIGLAGFMAAAAVTEELMFRGVLFRHVEKLTGTWIALTLSALIFGGVHLLNENAGLWGALCVAIAGGGMLTSAFIATRSLWLPMGLHFGWNYAQAGIFSTEVSGNGLKQGLLDSELTGNKWMTGGEFGPEASFSTLVVGVFVTIIFLWIAKRRGNLVPMRRSARQTESAAPSTLVG is encoded by the coding sequence ATGCGTTTCATTCTTCAGCTCATCGCCGTTGTGGCCGTTTCCGCCGTGGGTGGCCAGGCGGTCGCCGCGACCGAGGACAACGTCTGGCTCCAGCTCGTCCTGGGCCTGGCCACCGCGGTCGCCGCGACGCTCGTCTACTACTGGGTCGTCAAGCTCACCGAGAAGCGGGAAGTCACCGAGGCCTCGGCCGGCACCGCCGCCTCCGGCCTGATCCGGGGAACGTTGCTCGGCGTCGCGCTGTTCGGCCTGGTCATCATGAACATCGCGGTCAACGGCAGCTACGACGTCGACGGCGTGAGCGACAAGCCGTCCGGCGCCATCGGCCTCGCCGGGTTCATGGCCGCGGCCGCCGTCACCGAGGAGCTGATGTTCCGCGGCGTGCTGTTCCGGCACGTCGAGAAGCTGACCGGCACCTGGATCGCCCTGACCCTGTCCGCCCTCATCTTCGGCGGCGTGCACCTGCTCAACGAGAACGCCGGCCTGTGGGGCGCCCTGTGCGTCGCGATCGCCGGCGGCGGCATGCTGACCTCCGCCTTCATCGCCACCCGGAGCCTGTGGCTGCCGATGGGCCTGCACTTCGGCTGGAACTACGCCCAGGCCGGCATCTTCAGCACCGAGGTCTCCGGCAACGGCCTCAAGCAGGGCCTCCTCGACTCGGAGCTGACCGGCAACAAGTGGATGACCGGCGGCGAGTTCGGCCCCGAGGCCAGCTTCTCCACGCTCGTCGTGGGCGTCTTCGTTACGATCATCTTCCTCTGGATCGCGAAGCGGCGCGGCAACCTCGTCCCCATGCGGCGCAGTGCCCGGCAGACCGAGTCCGCGGCGCCCTCTACGCTCGTCGGATGA
- a CDS encoding glycoside hydrolase family 6 protein yields MSPTFLRRSLLAASAVTVTAAVWLAAGTASAGTLSGTLYRDTDTPVARWLAANPNDSRAQLISSRIASQPATRWLSNFNVGTVQNEVSSYVGAAAAAGQVPQLTLYGIPNRDCGGASAGGAPDLPTYQNWVNGIARGLAGRTTLIMLEPDSIALQTCLSSSEITARNQALATATRTLKAAGAKVYLDGGHSAWNSGAEQARRLADAGVADGDGFYTNASNYQSTDSEAAFGRSVLSALSGRGINGKRQVIDTSRNGGAAGDWCGDDNTDRRIGRYPTLNTGDANIDAYLWIKPPGEADGCRYAAGSFQPDLAASLANGAPNPPVTTPPTTPPTTPPTTPPTTPPTSGPTTPPPAGACGASYTTSSTWQGGFQGQVTVKAGGGAVNGWSVSWTLASGQTINQVWGGVLSVNGSLVTVRNAAWNGSLQPGASAEFGFIASGSAGTPNLTCTA; encoded by the coding sequence TTGTCCCCCACCTTTCTCCGGCGCTCCCTGCTCGCCGCGTCGGCCGTGACTGTCACGGCTGCCGTCTGGCTGGCCGCCGGCACCGCATCGGCCGGAACCCTCTCCGGCACCCTTTACCGAGACACCGACACCCCGGTCGCCCGCTGGCTGGCCGCCAACCCCAACGACTCCCGCGCGCAGCTGATCAGCTCGCGGATCGCCAGCCAGCCCGCCACCCGCTGGCTGTCCAACTTCAACGTCGGCACCGTCCAGAACGAGGTTTCCTCGTACGTGGGCGCGGCGGCCGCCGCCGGGCAGGTTCCGCAGCTGACCCTGTACGGCATACCCAACCGCGACTGCGGCGGCGCCAGCGCGGGCGGCGCCCCCGACCTGCCCACCTATCAGAACTGGGTCAACGGGATCGCCCGCGGGCTGGCCGGGCGCACCACGCTGATCATGCTGGAGCCCGACTCGATCGCACTGCAGACCTGCCTCAGCAGCAGCGAGATCACCGCCCGCAACCAGGCCCTCGCGACCGCGACCCGCACGCTCAAGGCGGCCGGGGCCAAGGTCTATCTCGACGGCGGGCACTCGGCCTGGAACTCCGGGGCCGAGCAGGCACGCCGCCTGGCCGACGCGGGCGTGGCCGACGGTGACGGCTTCTACACCAATGCCTCCAACTATCAGTCCACCGACAGCGAGGCCGCGTTCGGCCGGTCGGTGCTGAGCGCGCTGTCCGGCCGCGGCATCAACGGCAAGCGGCAGGTCATCGACACCAGCCGCAACGGCGGCGCGGCGGGCGACTGGTGCGGCGACGACAACACCGACCGCCGGATCGGGCGGTACCCGACGCTCAACACCGGCGACGCCAACATCGACGCCTACCTGTGGATCAAGCCCCCGGGCGAGGCCGACGGCTGCCGGTACGCGGCCGGATCGTTCCAGCCCGACCTGGCCGCGAGCCTGGCCAACGGGGCGCCGAACCCGCCGGTCACCACCCCGCCCACGACGCCACCCACCACGCCTCCGACGACTCCGCCCACGACCCCGCCGACGTCCGGGCCCACCACTCCGCCGCCGGCCGGCGCGTGCGGGGCGAGCTACACGACGTCGAGCACGTGGCAGGGCGGCTTCCAGGGCCAGGTCACGGTCAAGGCCGGTGGCGGCGCGGTCAACGGCTGGTCGGTGTCGTGGACCCTGGCCTCCGGGCAGACGATCAACCAGGTGTGGGGCGGCGTCCTGTCGGTGAACGGGTCGCTGGTCACCGTGCGCAACGCGGCCTGGAACGGCTCGCTGCAGCCCGGCGCGTCGGCCGAGTTCGGCTTCATCGCCTCGGGTTCGGCCGGCACCCCGAACCTCACCTGCACCGCCTGA
- a CDS encoding PH domain-containing protein produces MSDGTRLRPPRNPVDRRAVGWWTTNLLLLVAAPVVVLLVLGWLIEPARFWLAGPAVVVAVAGVAAVVALPRWWFRVHRWEVTDIAVYTRTGRFWQEWRVAPLSRIQTVDTRRGPVEQRFGLATVVVTTASAKGAVTIPGLAHEQAEEVAAQLTEATQAAPGDAT; encoded by the coding sequence ATGTCCGACGGCACCCGCCTGCGTCCACCGCGAAACCCCGTCGATCGCCGCGCGGTCGGCTGGTGGACGACGAACCTGCTGCTGCTCGTCGCGGCGCCGGTGGTGGTGCTGCTCGTGCTCGGGTGGCTGATCGAGCCCGCCCGGTTCTGGCTGGCCGGGCCGGCCGTGGTCGTCGCGGTGGCCGGGGTGGCCGCCGTGGTGGCGCTGCCCCGCTGGTGGTTCCGGGTGCACCGGTGGGAGGTCACCGACATCGCGGTCTACACCCGCACGGGCCGGTTCTGGCAGGAATGGCGGGTGGCGCCGCTGTCACGCATCCAGACCGTGGACACCCGCCGCGGGCCGGTGGAGCAGCGGTTCGGGCTGGCCACGGTGGTGGTGACGACGGCCTCGGCCAAGGGCGCGGTGACCATCCCCGGCCTCGCCCACGAACAGGCCGAGGAGGTCGCCGCGCAGCTGACCGAGGCGACGCAGGCCGCGCCGGGTGATGCCACGTGA
- a CDS encoding tetratricopeptide repeat protein, whose amino-acid sequence MSEQALHRDSDRAIALYQQGRYAEALRIQLRVLAESERLLGADHIDTIARMSYVAIFLWALGRRAEAFDRQAEAFAASARVLGIDHPDTLAASNNLAMFTSDPQEAARMHEVVLTAKEQALGPDHPDLLPTVINLAASYGGTGRHDQALTISLRALALAESSLGPEHPTTLTIRNNVAVHTSEVHGPVWAVELHQQTLRLRERALGPDHPDTLQSGHNLGVTYREAGRPDRSEAVLTETLHRLEQTLGSQHPATVKCRASLTRTQSL is encoded by the coding sequence ATGAGTGAGCAGGCTCTGCACCGCGACAGCGACCGGGCGATCGCGCTCTACCAGCAGGGCCGTTACGCCGAGGCGCTGCGGATCCAGCTGCGGGTGCTCGCCGAGTCGGAACGGCTGCTCGGCGCCGACCACATCGACACCATCGCGCGGATGAGCTACGTGGCGATCTTCCTGTGGGCCCTGGGCCGCCGCGCGGAGGCGTTCGACCGGCAGGCAGAGGCGTTCGCGGCGTCCGCGCGGGTGCTCGGCATCGACCACCCCGACACGCTGGCCGCCTCCAACAACCTGGCCATGTTCACCTCGGACCCGCAAGAGGCGGCCCGCATGCACGAGGTGGTGCTGACGGCCAAGGAACAGGCGCTCGGCCCCGACCACCCCGACCTGCTGCCCACGGTGATCAACCTGGCCGCGAGCTACGGCGGGACCGGTCGGCACGACCAGGCCTTGACAATCAGCCTGCGGGCGCTCGCGCTGGCCGAGAGCAGCCTCGGGCCGGAGCATCCGACCACTTTGACCATCCGCAACAACGTGGCCGTGCACACCAGCGAGGTGCACGGGCCGGTCTGGGCGGTCGAGCTGCACCAGCAGACGCTGCGCCTGCGGGAACGGGCGCTGGGGCCCGACCATCCCGACACGCTGCAGAGCGGCCACAACCTCGGGGTCACCTATCGCGAGGCGGGCCGGCCCGACCGTTCCGAGGCCGTGCTGACCGAGACGCTGCACCGGCTCGAACAGACCCTCGGTTCGCAGCACCCGGCCACGGTGAAGTGCCGGGCCAGCCTCACCCGGACACAGTCACTGTGA
- a CDS encoding aldo/keto reductase encodes MEYRTLGRSGCAVSTLCLGTMTFGDESDEKVSHAQLDRFVEAGGTFVDTADVYSAGESESIIGRWLSSRPADVTEAVVLATKGRFPMTPDPNGAGLSARHLTRALDASLSRLGVDAVDLYQAHAWDPYTPLEETLRTLDGFVRAGKIRYYGFSNFTGWQLTKAVGLARELGLTGPVSLQPQYNLLVRETEYEVVPASLDAGLGLLPWSPLGGGWLTGKYQRDQRPTGDTRLGDNPERGMEAYDRRNVTRTWDVIEAVQGIAEARGVSMAEVALAWVTDRPGVTSTILGARTLDQLETNLKAAGLHLTDEETTTLNEASDPRPNDYPYGPLGIGQRGRTLTP; translated from the coding sequence ATGGAATATCGCACGCTCGGGCGCAGCGGATGCGCCGTCTCCACGCTCTGTCTGGGCACCATGACCTTCGGCGACGAGTCCGACGAGAAGGTGTCGCACGCCCAGCTCGACCGGTTCGTCGAGGCCGGTGGCACATTCGTCGACACCGCGGACGTCTACTCGGCCGGCGAATCGGAATCGATCATCGGTCGCTGGCTGTCCTCGCGCCCGGCCGACGTCACCGAAGCCGTCGTGCTCGCCACCAAGGGCCGTTTCCCGATGACGCCCGACCCGAACGGCGCCGGGCTCTCGGCCCGCCACCTCACCCGCGCGCTCGACGCCTCGCTGAGCCGGCTCGGTGTCGACGCCGTCGACCTCTACCAGGCGCACGCGTGGGACCCGTACACCCCGCTGGAGGAGACGCTGCGGACTTTGGACGGCTTCGTCCGGGCCGGCAAGATCCGCTACTACGGGTTCTCGAACTTCACCGGCTGGCAGCTCACCAAGGCCGTCGGGCTGGCGCGGGAGCTCGGCCTGACCGGCCCGGTCAGCCTGCAGCCCCAGTACAACCTGCTGGTCCGCGAGACGGAGTACGAGGTCGTGCCCGCCTCGCTCGACGCCGGCCTGGGCCTGCTGCCGTGGAGCCCGCTCGGCGGCGGCTGGCTCACCGGCAAGTACCAGCGGGACCAGCGGCCGACCGGCGACACCCGGCTCGGCGACAACCCGGAGCGCGGGATGGAGGCGTACGACCGGCGCAACGTCACCCGTACCTGGGATGTGATCGAAGCCGTGCAGGGCATCGCGGAGGCGCGCGGCGTGTCGATGGCCGAGGTCGCCCTGGCCTGGGTCACCGACCGTCCCGGCGTGACCTCGACGATCCTGGGCGCCCGCACGCTCGACCAGCTCGAGACCAACCTCAAGGCCGCCGGGCTGCACCTGACCGACGAGGAGACCACGACCCTGAACGAGGCGAGCGACCCGCGGCCCAACGACTACCCGTACGGGCCTCTCGGCATCGGCCAGCGGGGGCGGACCCTAACGCCGTAA
- a CDS encoding flavin reductase family protein, producing MPQTNQDLDPVRLREVFGIFPSGVVAVAALVDGAPVGLAASSFTSVSLDPPLVSFSIANASRTWPDLRRALHLGVTILADHHSKVARQLAGAVDRRFDGLSLTTTRDGAVTLDDGLAHFDTTIHEELRAGDHTIVLLRLHAVHNGGHATPSPLVFHRSRFGRLHEE from the coding sequence ATGCCGCAAACCAATCAAGACCTTGACCCCGTACGGCTGAGGGAGGTCTTCGGCATCTTCCCCAGTGGCGTGGTGGCCGTGGCCGCGCTCGTCGACGGCGCCCCGGTCGGCCTGGCCGCCAGCTCGTTCACCTCGGTCTCGCTCGACCCGCCGCTGGTGTCGTTCTCGATCGCCAACGCCTCCAGGACGTGGCCCGACCTGCGCCGCGCGCTGCACCTGGGGGTGACCATCCTGGCCGACCACCACTCGAAGGTGGCCCGTCAGCTGGCCGGCGCGGTCGACCGCCGCTTCGACGGCCTGTCGCTGACCACCACCCGCGACGGCGCGGTCACCCTCGACGACGGGCTGGCCCATTTCGACACCACCATCCACGAGGAGCTGCGCGCCGGCGACCACACGATAGTGCTGCTCCGGCTCCACGCCGTCCACAACGGAGGGCACGCCACGCCGTCGCCGCTGGTGTTCCACCGCAGCCGCTTCGGCCGCCTGCACGAGGAGTGA